A genomic window from Gossypium hirsutum isolate 1008001.06 chromosome D12, Gossypium_hirsutum_v2.1, whole genome shotgun sequence includes:
- the LOC107892656 gene encoding uncharacterized protein — MASHLKCVKKSTLTDEMRKALCEYKNEHPSSSQKDLQQWVQQTYDLSIIQSTISNTLKSSSEYLSKEIKNSNVKRHKSAKYPELEKVLYEWFLQYQEKVYDWRNDSNYSKRVSAENHCKIRSNEDMPLEQEIGDVEGIHKLKEVIFDLHYRNFMDVEQILNYPSENESLMESPTDEEIIQGVMDVPIDDEQDPNDSSDLPDISPKEAFLAVDTFKSYLIQHEKNIPNLVYALLKVKDEIVYDSHAKKQLTIDAYFSKE, encoded by the exons ATGGCTTCCCATTTGAAATGTGTAAAAAAGTCTACATTGACAGATGAGATGAGAAAAGCATTATGTGAGTACAAAAATGAGCATCCCTCTTCAAGTCAAAAAGATTTGCAACAGTGGGTCCAACAAACATATGATCTCTCTATTATCCAATCAACAATATCAAATACTCTTAAAAGCTCATCTGAATATTTGtcaaaagaaataaagaatagCAATGTTAAAAGGCACAAATCAGCCAAATATCCTGAATTAGAGAAGGTATTGTATGAGTGGTTTCTCCAATATCAAGAGAAAGTATATGACTGGAGAAATGATTCAAACTATAGCAAAAGAGTTTCTGCAGAAAAT CATTGCAAAATTCGATCCAATGAGGATATGCCTCTCGAACAAGAAATTGGTGATGTTGAAGGCATTCATAAATTAAAAGAAGTAATTTTTGATTTACACTATAGAAATTTCATGGATGTTGAGCAGATTTTGAATTATCCAAGTGAAAATGAATCTTTGATGGAGTCACCTACGGATGAAGAAATTATTCAAGGAGTAATGGATGTGCCAATTGATGACGAGCAAGATCCAAATGACAGTAGTGATTTACCAGATATTTCTCCAAAAGAGGCTTTTCTAGCTGTGGATACCTTTAAGAGTTATTTAATACAACACGAGAAGAATATACCAAATTTGGTTTATGCCCTTCTAAAAGTTAAAGATGAAATTGTCTATGATTCACATGCAAAGAAGCAGTTAACTATAGATGCATATTTTAGCAaagaataa